From Spartinivicinus ruber, the proteins below share one genomic window:
- the uvrD gene encoding DNA helicase II encodes MDVSQTLDSLNAAQREVVASPIGNCLVLAGAGSGKTRVLVHRIAWLIQAEGISPHAIMAVTFTNKAAAEMRHRIESLLGVNTRGMWVGTFHGLAHRLLRLHWRDAGLSENFQILDADDQLRLIKRIMKGLNLDEAKWPPKQAQWYINSQKDEGRRPQNIEAYGDQFDVTMLKVYQAYEEACKLSGMVDFAELLLRAHEIWLNKPEILKHYQQRFRYLLVDEFQDTNTIQYAWLRVLSGNQIPVMVVGDDDQSIYGWRGAKIENIRQFGKDFANSHTIRLEQNYRSTKTILQAANALIAHNPSRLGKELWTDGDKGEVIQLFAGFNEVDESRFIAQRITSYIEKNQGKYSDIAVLYRSNAQSRVLEEALLRDSIPYRIYGGLRFFERAEIKNALAYLRLLVNRNDDGAFERVVNLPTRGIGNKTLEFVRINAKTNDASLWQAAEQVINQRLLSARAANALTGFLQLINKIDTATDDMDLAELADQVITMSGLVEFHQKEKGEKGRARVENLEELISACKAFDPDDYFIEGAEEQPSPLAAFLDHAALEAGDTQADQFDDCVQLMTLHSAKGLEFPLVFLTGMEQGLFPHKISLGDPDGLEEERRLCYVGITRAMEQLYLTYAESRRLHGQENINRPSRFIKEIPAELVKEIRVNASITRPTFTRVVPVANKAEIPDTDLHIGQRVQHSIFGEGTIINYEGQGAQARVQVNFANEGAKWLVVTYAKLEIIE; translated from the coding sequence ATGGATGTATCCCAAACTTTAGACTCTCTCAATGCTGCTCAACGTGAAGTAGTTGCTTCGCCGATTGGAAATTGCTTGGTATTAGCCGGTGCCGGGAGTGGTAAAACCCGTGTGTTGGTTCATCGGATTGCCTGGCTGATTCAGGCTGAAGGCATTTCACCTCATGCGATTATGGCAGTCACCTTTACCAATAAAGCAGCTGCAGAAATGCGCCACAGAATCGAATCATTATTGGGGGTGAATACTCGAGGCATGTGGGTGGGCACCTTTCATGGTTTAGCTCATCGCTTATTGAGACTGCATTGGCGTGATGCAGGGCTTTCTGAAAACTTTCAGATATTAGATGCTGATGATCAGCTGCGCTTAATAAAACGCATTATGAAGGGCTTGAATTTAGATGAAGCAAAATGGCCCCCTAAACAAGCTCAGTGGTATATCAACAGCCAGAAGGATGAAGGGCGTCGTCCACAAAACATTGAAGCCTACGGTGACCAGTTTGATGTCACCATGTTGAAAGTTTATCAGGCTTACGAAGAGGCCTGTAAACTATCAGGTATGGTGGATTTTGCTGAATTATTACTGCGAGCTCACGAAATTTGGCTAAACAAGCCAGAGATCTTAAAACATTACCAGCAGCGCTTTCGTTATTTGCTCGTAGATGAGTTTCAAGACACTAACACCATTCAATATGCTTGGCTAAGAGTATTATCTGGGAATCAAATCCCAGTTATGGTCGTGGGTGATGATGACCAATCCATATATGGCTGGCGTGGCGCGAAAATTGAGAATATCCGACAGTTTGGTAAAGACTTTGCCAATAGCCATACTATTCGTCTAGAACAAAATTACCGTTCTACCAAAACTATCTTACAAGCAGCCAATGCTCTGATTGCACATAACCCTAGTCGGCTAGGTAAAGAACTGTGGACTGATGGTGATAAAGGTGAGGTAATTCAGCTTTTTGCTGGATTTAATGAAGTTGATGAATCCCGTTTTATTGCTCAACGTATCACTAGTTACATAGAAAAAAATCAGGGTAAATATAGTGATATCGCTGTTTTATATCGTTCAAATGCGCAGTCTCGGGTATTAGAAGAGGCGTTATTAAGAGATAGCATACCTTATCGTATTTATGGTGGTTTACGATTTTTCGAGCGTGCTGAAATTAAAAATGCATTAGCTTATTTACGGTTATTGGTTAACCGAAATGATGATGGTGCATTCGAGCGAGTGGTGAATTTGCCAACTCGAGGTATTGGCAATAAAACCCTAGAATTTGTTCGTATTAATGCCAAGACCAATGATGCCAGCTTGTGGCAAGCTGCTGAACAGGTGATTAATCAGCGATTGTTATCAGCACGGGCAGCAAATGCATTAACTGGATTTTTACAGCTGATTAATAAGATTGATACAGCCACTGATGATATGGACTTGGCTGAATTAGCCGATCAGGTCATTACAATGAGTGGATTAGTTGAATTCCATCAAAAGGAAAAGGGAGAAAAAGGTCGGGCTAGGGTAGAAAACCTAGAAGAACTGATATCTGCTTGTAAGGCATTTGACCCCGATGATTATTTCATAGAAGGTGCTGAAGAACAGCCTAGCCCTTTAGCCGCATTTTTAGATCATGCGGCATTAGAAGCTGGTGATACTCAGGCTGATCAGTTTGACGACTGTGTGCAGCTCATGACTTTACATTCTGCAAAAGGCCTGGAATTCCCACTGGTATTTTTAACCGGTATGGAGCAAGGTTTATTTCCCCATAAAATATCTTTAGGTGATCCTGATGGGTTAGAGGAAGAACGGCGCTTGTGTTATGTAGGTATTACCCGGGCGATGGAGCAGCTGTACTTAACTTACGCTGAGTCTCGGCGGTTACATGGCCAGGAAAATATAAATAGGCCGTCGCGTTTTATAAAAGAAATACCAGCAGAATTAGTTAAAGAAATACGAGTGAATGCGTCTATTACACGACCAACTTTTACCCGCGTAGTACCAGTAGCCAACAAAGCTGAAATTCCTGACACTGACTTGCATATAGGCCAGCGAGTGCAGCATAGTATTTTTGGTGAAGGGACTATTATCAACTACGAAGGGCAGGGCGCTCAGGCAAGAGTTCAAGTTAACTTTGCAAATGAAGGTGCTAAATGGTTGGTGGTTACTTATGCCAAGCTAGAGATTATTGAGTAA
- the hexR gene encoding transcriptional regulator HexR produces MVSIQLLQQIQQCYSQLRRSEQKVADFVLHSPVRVMHISIADLATAAEVSEPTVLRFCRAVGCSGFQDFKLQLAQCLASGSNFGQFAINQDDSPADYKSKIIDSTISTLSSVRDSLDDLVLEQAITALSVAKRVEFYGFGASGAVAIDAQHKFFRLQLSAAAYSDPHMQSMSAATLTPDDCVVAISQTGRTRELIHTIQLVSQQQAKVIAICPKQSPLAKLCDFALHVEAIEDTDVYTPLTSRIAHLVVIDILAMGVAMSRGPELAAHLKTVKNNLRSLRISPPKT; encoded by the coding sequence ATGGTTTCTATTCAGCTATTACAACAAATCCAGCAGTGTTATAGCCAACTTCGTCGCTCTGAGCAAAAAGTGGCAGACTTTGTATTGCATAGCCCCGTACGCGTAATGCATATCAGTATTGCTGACCTAGCAACTGCAGCAGAAGTCAGTGAACCAACCGTTTTAAGGTTTTGCCGGGCTGTGGGTTGTAGTGGCTTTCAGGACTTCAAACTACAGCTGGCACAGTGCCTTGCCTCTGGTAGCAACTTTGGCCAGTTTGCAATCAATCAAGATGACTCTCCTGCCGACTACAAGTCAAAAATTATTGACTCAACCATTAGCACGCTTTCAAGTGTTCGCGATAGCTTAGATGATTTGGTTCTAGAGCAGGCCATTACCGCTTTATCTGTGGCAAAGCGTGTAGAGTTCTACGGTTTTGGAGCCTCCGGTGCAGTAGCCATAGATGCTCAGCATAAGTTCTTTCGCTTGCAGCTATCAGCCGCAGCTTACTCAGACCCCCATATGCAGTCCATGTCTGCCGCTACGTTGACTCCAGATGACTGCGTGGTGGCTATATCCCAAACTGGTCGTACCCGAGAACTGATTCATACAATTCAACTCGTCAGCCAGCAGCAGGCAAAAGTTATTGCTATTTGCCCCAAACAAAGTCCATTAGCCAAACTGTGCGATTTTGCTTTACATGTTGAAGCAATAGAAGACACTGATGTTTATACTCCACTAACTTCAAGAATTGCTCATTTGGTAGTGATTGATATTCTAGCCATGGGAGTAGCAATGTCTCGTGGGCCAGAGTTGGCTGCACATCTCAAGACAGTTAAGAATAACTTACGCAGCCTACGAATTTCCCCACCAAAAACTTAA